Proteins encoded by one window of Ursus arctos isolate Adak ecotype North America unplaced genomic scaffold, UrsArc2.0 scaffold_22, whole genome shotgun sequence:
- the LOC113259757 gene encoding olfactory receptor 8B3-like, with the protein MAPTNSSFVTEFILVGLTDLPDLQLPLFSLFLVMYMVTVLGNLCLVTLIGLNSHLHTPMYFFLFNLSFIDLCYSSVFTPKMLINFTSKKNIISYRGCMTQLYFFCFFAISECYVLTSMAYDRYVAICNPLLYHVAMSPKVCSSLMLGSYLMAFSGAMAHTGGLLRLTFCDANTINHYFCDILPLLQLSCTSTYVNELVVFIVVGIDIIVTSVTIFVSYGFILSSILHISSTEGRSNAFSTCSSHVVALCLFFGSGAFVYLKSSSPKSVDEGKISSVFYTNVVPLMNPFIYSLRNKDIKLGLRRTQRRGVF; encoded by the coding sequence ATGGCTCCTACAAACTCCTCTTTTGTGACTGAATTCATCCTGGTGGGGCTCACAGATCTACCAGATCTCCAGCTCCCCCTGTTCAGCCTGTTTCTAGTCATGTATATGGTCACTGTGTTGGGAAATTTATGCTTGGTAACTCTAATTGGGCTGAATTCACATCTCCATacccccatgtactttttcctcttcaatttgtCCTTCATAGACCTCTGTTATTCTTCTGTGTTTACACCCAAAATGCTGATTAACTTCACATCAAAGAAGAATATTATCTCCTACAGGGGATGCATGACTCAGCtatactttttctgtttttttgctatttctgAATGCTATGTGCTGACATCAATGGCCtatgatcgctatgtggccatctgtaacccACTTTTGTATCATGTTGCCATGTCCCCTAAAGTGTGTTCCAGCCTTATGCTTGGTTCATATTTGATGGCATTTTCAGGTGCTATGGCCCACACAGGAGGCTTGCTGAGACTGACCTTCTGTGATGCAAACACCATCAACCATTATTTTTGTGATATCCTCCCTCTACTCCAGCTCTCCTGCACAAGTACTTATGTCAACGAGCTGGTGGTTTTCATTGTGGTGGGCATCGACATCATTGTGACCAGTGTCACCATCTTTGTCTCTTATGGTTTCATCCTCTCCAGCATCCTGCACATCAGCTCCACTGAGGGCAGGTCCAACGCCTTCAGCACCTGCAGTTCCCACGTAGTTgctctttgtctcttctttggATCAGGTGCATTTGTGTATCTTAAATCATCTTCTCCTAAGTCTGTGGATGAGGGAAAAATCTCTTCTGTCTTTTATACCAATGTGGTTCCCTTGATGAACCCCTTCATTTACAGCTtgagaaacaaagacattaaaCTTGGTCTGAGAAGAACCCAGAGGAGAGGAGTGTTTTGA